One Marasmius oreades isolate 03SP1 chromosome 2, whole genome shotgun sequence DNA segment encodes these proteins:
- a CDS encoding uncharacterized protein (BUSCO:EOG09260FFP), whose translation MTGPKLPAVRLSSTSDEGEHLVQDAVVLDLPPFNKFSINYPSQAEQGRPIPTPPSSDRPALSSSDSGETDTSGDESNHELEASDSFNTNRSPTIPRLRPAVHGSGSSPHHPRFNRAFSLPLPSQLGYLQHPLKSSVFGEMAPRPPGSDPPSTEVSQFRQLSLELADSVQMVIQTMLQVSPSQVLDPAKEQFSACALAVPTPSMSAMLTAMKNLNYISVNVNTFCGGPMEGDEDDVPPLFSSKRYNDFDIGELLQSTGDALSGAAAHTGVDLVIYHGDVGLKHVWVKGDESGISYMLSHVIRQILNTAQRTDTLELGLFVHHQSPRRQEMSTIVETDEDDPFKDSTDGPLQCVVEMYHKFGPTDFPNNHLDTRVQPDLTTLLLRRLLRKVGATLTQDSSPSENGRSCRVYFALEAGSSPVDTPYTVKASGDSMSVEPSLEQLTVFMESLKGKKVNLYASSKGSFAHHLTSYLTAWGMDVSHISAEGGVDSQPETLPPSPTTGLRTDGYIPSGVPPKSEPRQPKVQPPSFIFIDDDVSVLRERLQVLRPENGYPISLSLRKRPSLAPHHRPRSSPQVARLGSSSAVILHFTSLSNFKLAKDVVQSILATAFSSPQPLPEVMIIPKPAGPRRFLTALYNAVTKPVFDTFFSPIATTPGSPSVLGNGGSFYHNVNTSNVSPKQPVAHRPTGSRSNSDRSSKSANFEGGSHGHTTSPLAIPDPVEYFSEAAVKLGASPSSGLVIQSPDGQPAGIFFHPKARGSSRTPIMERDRGHLTVTSNPRKSISDEKPPPVTFASLHESRNNNQAGPSTSLRTGTGLRSKPSSPRVPPPSPHPSLDGVTSSPVSDGQTILSTQAQTRSGLELPLASRKASGGSSSPRLDLSGNDLATRKTATPARRDSGNPLSPSTSTTTKKAKSPADGNIVPPISVLIVDDNPINRTILSTFMKKKKIKFDVASNGEEAVEKWKSGEFHLILMDIQMPVMNGIAATSEIRRIEKLNASAGYPPSTPCTEGGPPTPSDISSGTKSTASPYRSSVIIVALTASSLQSDRIAALAAGCNDFLTKPVSLQWLNNKLIEWGSIKALQMWADLAPSVGMPEARNIAERLHVPKERGISPSTSARAPQGLEERPPLLRPARQLSSSSLASTSRVNEPTPVTANGGTSQLDGAAEKDRSRTSTGLNDENTSHPSPSASIDPERVNGVDTLDSPRPVVFNLATGDVTGNADQPPPRQHTTPPSSLPEGGFTVVGDGHDGR comes from the exons ATGACTGGCCCAAAGCTACCAGCAGTACGTCTTTCATCGACTAGTGATGAAGGAGAGCACCTCGTACAAGATGCAGTCGTCCTGGATTTACCGCCTTTCAACAAATTCAGTATCAATTACCCATCTCAGGCAGAACAGGGTCGACCAATTCCAACACCTCCTTCATCGGACAGGCCAGCGTTGAGTTCTTCGGATTCTGGAGAGACGGATACCTCGGGGGACGAGTCGAATCATGAGCTGGAAGCCTCAGATAGTTTCAATACCAACCGTTCACCAACCATTCCACGACTAAGGCCAGCCGTCCATGGTTCTGGTTCTTCTCCCCATCATCCTCGATTTAATCGTGcattctctctccctctcccttctCAGTTGGGGTACCTCCAACATCCGCTCAAGTCCTCCGTGTTTGGAGAAATGGCTCCCAGACCCCCTGGTTCTGACCCACCTTCGACGGAGGTCTCTCAGTTTCGACAGCTGTCTTTGGAGCTCGCCGATTCGGTTCAGATGGTGATTCAGACTATGCTTCAAGTCTCACCTTCACAGGTCCTTGACCCAGCGAAAGAGCAGTTCTCTGCTTGTGCTCTCGCAGTCCCCACGCCCTCTATGTCCGCGATGTTGACAGCCATGAAAAACCTCAATTATATCTCCGTCAATGTGAACACCTTCTGCGGTGGACCTATGGAGGGCGACGAAGATGACGTACCACCGCTGTTCAGTTCGAAAAGATATAACGATTTTGACATCGGTGAACTTCTTCAGAGCACTGGCGATGCTTTGAGTGGTGCTGCTGCTCACACTGGCGTTGACCTGGTCATATATCATGGAGATGTTGGTTTGAAGCATGTTTGGGTAAAGGGCGATGAATCTGGGATATCCTACATGTTATCCCAC GTTATTCGGCAGATTCTTAATACTGCACAGCGAACCGATACCCTAGAGCTCGGACTCTTTGTTCATCACCAATCACCCAGACGCCAAGAAATGTCGACTATTGTAGAGACAGATGAAGATGACCCGTTCAAAGACTCTACTGATGGCCCTCTTCAATGTGTTGTGGAAATGTACCACAAATTCGGACCAACAGATTTCCCCAATAACCACCTCGATACTCGCGTGCAGCCCGACCTCACAACCCTCTTATTACGTCGCCTTCTACGAAAGGTGGGGGCAACACTAACCCAAGACTCTTCGCCAAGTGAAAATGGTCGTTCCTGTCGGGTATACTTCGCACTTGAAGCCGGTTCCTCGCCAGTTGACACGCCATACACCGTCAAGGCTAGCGGTGACAGTATGTCAGTCGAACCATCGTTGGAACAACTTACCGTTTTCATGGAGAgtttgaagggaaagaaagtTAATCTCTATGCTAGTTCCAAAGGTTCCTTCGCACACCACCTCACGAGCTACTTGACAGCATGGGGTATGGATGTGAGCCATATATCCGCGGAAGGGGGTGTAGACAGTCAACCAGAAACTCTGCCGCCCAGTCCTACGACCGGCTTGCGGACAGACGGGTATATTCCCTCTGGTGTACCTCCTAAATCAGAGCCCCGTCAACCAAAGGTGCAACCGCCTTCGTTCATCTTTATAGATGACGACGTCAGCGTTCTCAGAGAGCGCCTACAAGTTTTACGTCCCGAAAATGGATATCCTATCAGTTTGAGCCTTCGGAAACGACCATCATTAGCACCACACCATCGGCCACGATCTTCCCCTCAAGTCGCTCGTTTGGGTTCTAGCTCCGCAGTTATACTTCACTTCACAAGCCTTTCCAATTTCAAGCTGGCGAAGGATGTTGTCCAGTCAATACTTGCCACCGCCTTCAGTTCTCCGCAACCCCTGCCAGAGGTCATGATTATCCCCAAACCTGCTGGTCCCCGACGGTTCTTGACGGCGCTTTATAACGCAGTAACCAAACCTGTGTTCGACACGTTCTTTTCCCCTATAGCGACTACACCTGGTTCACCCAGCGTCTTAGGTAATGGTGGCTCATTCTACCACAACGTCAATACCAGTAACGTCAGCCCCAAACAGCCCGTGGCCCACAGGCCGACCGGGTCGCGGTCAAATTCAGATCGTTCATCCAAATCGGCAAATTTCGAGGGCGGGAGTCATGGTCATACAACTTCGCCTCTCGCTATTCCTGATCCGGTCGAATATTTTTCGGAAGCTGCGGTGAAGCTTGGCGCATCTCCATCGTCTGGACTAGTGATCCAGAGTCCGGATGGGCAGCCGGCTGGGATTTTTTTCCATCCCAAAGCTCGAGGTTCTTCTAGGACTCCGATCATGGAACGAGATAGAGGGCATCTCACTGTTACTTCCAATCCTCGAAAATCCATCTCGGACGAAAAACCCCCTCCCGTAACGTTTGCTTCTCTACATGAATCACGGAACAATAATCAAGCTGGTCCCTCTACATCGTTGCGCACAGGCACTGGGTTACGGAGTAAACCCAGTTCTCCCAGGGTCCCCCCTCCCTCCCCCCATCCGTCGCTTGATGGCGTCACTTCTAGTCCAGTATCTGATGGACAGACAATCCTCTCCACTCAAGCGCAAACAAGAAGTGGTTTAGAGTTGCCTTTAGCTTCTCGGAAGGCTAGCGGTGGATCGAGTAGCCCTCGTTTAGACTTATCTGGCAACGATCTGGCTACGCGGAAAACTGCCACGCCCGCTCGGAGGGATAGTGGCAACCCTCTCAGTCCATCTACATCAACCACTACGAAGAAGGCAAAATCTCCTGCAGATGGGAATATTGTGCCCCCAATTAGTGTTCTGATAGTCGATG ATAACCCCATCAACCGGACTATCTTATCTACCTTcatgaaaaagaaaaagatcaaGTTCGATGTGGCATCGAACGGAGAAGAGGCTGTGGAGAAATGGAAATCAGGAGAATTCCATTTAATACTT ATGGACATCCAAATGCCAGTCATGAATGGAATTGCTGCTACCAGTGAGATTAGACGAATCGAGAAGCTCAACGCCAGCGCTGGTTATCCTCCCTCTACTCCTTGTACCGAAGGAGGACCACCTACTCCATCGGACATTTCCTCTGGTACAAAATCTACGGCATCTCCATATCGGTCTTCCGTCATTATTGTCGCTCTCACGGCATCATCCTTACAGAGTGATCGTATTGCAGCACTTGCCGCTGGGTGTAACGACTTCCTAACAAAGCCGGTTTCCTTGCAGTGGTTGAACAATAAGTTGATCGAGTGGGGAAGTATCAAGGCTTTGCAGATGTGGGCAGATTTAGCACCGAGCGTCGGGATGCCAGAAGCAAGGAATATTGCTGAGAGATTGCATGTACCCAAGGAACGGGGCATAAGCCCATCCACGAGCGCTAGGGCACCGCAAGGGCTGGAGGAGAGGCCTCCGTTGTTACGACCAGCGCGGCAGTTGTCATCTTCCTCCCTAGCCTCTACTTCTCGAGTGAATGAACCTACCCCTGTGACTGCCAATGGTGGAACGTCCCAACTCGATGGTGCAGCTGAAAAGGATCGGTCGCGGACATCGACTG GTCTCAATGATGAAAACACCTCGCATCCATCCCCATCAGCTTCTATCGATCCTGAGAGGGTGAACGGAGTCGATACCTTAGATTCTCCCCGTCCAGTCGTCTTCAATCTTGCTACAGGTGATGTAACAGGGAATGCAGACCAGCCACCGCCAAGGCAACACACCACCCCTCCGAGTTCACTTCCTGAAGGGGGCTTTACTGTGGTCGGGGATGGACATGACGGCAGATGA